The Nostoc cf. commune SO-36 genomic sequence TCTGCTTTAGCAGTAACAAATATTAAAGGAATATTGATAGTCGCTTCATTTTGACGCAGAGCAGACAGCACACTGTAGCCATCTAATTCAGGCATCATAATGTCACAGATAATTAAATCTGGTAACTTTGATTGAGCAATTTCTAACCCAATTTTACCGTTTACAGCTATCAAAGTTTCAAAATCGGAAAGTTGTAAAATTTCCTGAATATTTTCTCTTACTTGAGGTTCGTCTTCTATGATTAAAATTGTGTTCATCGACGATTATTAAAGATAAAAATATTAGTCTTATTAGTCTAGGATGATATAGCATCCATATAAAGTTTATCTCGCTCAACCAGAAAATTTAACTTTCAATAATACCGTAGAATCATATCTAAGTTATAAGTATTAATACTGAAGTATTGACATATTATCCATTGTTTACTTCAGTAAATTAAAGTTTTGCATAACCTTGGCATTTTCTGGGGTTAGTAATGCTTGTAAATTCTTCATTTCATTCAAAAGCATCATTTCTCTAGCATACTCTTGTTGGAGAATATTCAAGTAGCGATCGCGCTCAACATCTGATTGAGCTTTTTTCAACATATAAATAGCCATATTGATATTTGAAAGCGGATTGCTTAAATCTTGTAAAAGTTTTTGTAAAACCTGGTTGCATATTTCTGCTAGACGTTGGCTATCTTGCAGTTTTTGTGAATTTACCTCTATCTGCTGCTTCAGGTTGACACTTTGTTGATGTTCTTGTTCATATTGCTGTTTGATGAAAGTTGGTTTTTCTATCCGAGCCAATCTAATCTTAATTGTCTTCAAAAGTTCTTCTGGAGAGAAAGGTTTTGTGAGGTAATCATCGGCTCCTAACTCCATACCTTGACGTAAATCACCACGACCTACTTTTGCAGTCAGAAAAATTACTGGGATAGATTCAGTTACTGGGTCTTGGCGTAAGGCTGTCAGTACACCGTAACCGTCAAGTTCAGGCATCATAACGTCACAACGTATAAGGTCTGGTTTTTCTGTTTTAGCAAGTCGTAATCCTTCTAAACCATCATTTGCAGTAATGGCATTAAAATCGGAGAAACTTAAAATCTGTTGAATATTGGAACAAATTTGAACTTCATCTTCAATTACTAATATTTTTTTGTTCATTGGCTTATTTGAATAGTGATTTTGACTAGACAGCTTGATTATATCTATAGACAAAGTAAATATATCTGCTAAAAAAGATTCTCCATCTGGAAAATTTGGTAAACTACATTAAATTTTAATATCCGTAGTTTATTATTCCCTAAAATTATTTACTAATAACATATTAGATATTTTTCATTGAGGACATTGCTTGTAATTAGTGGCAGTTCCACTCTAAATGTCGTACCGACTCCGACCTGACTAGCGAAGATGATTCTTCCTTTATGAAGGTCTATACAATTGTTAACTATTGCCAAGCCTAATCCAGTTCCTGGCGTATTACCAACATTAGTAGCTCGGTAGAAGGGTTCGAATAAGTTCTCCTGTTCCTCTGGTAAAATACCAATACCTTCATCTTTAATTAGAAAAACTGCACTTTTCTCTTGAATTAATAAATCAATTTGAACATTACTACCCTCTGGTGAGTATTTGACAGCATTTGAAAGCAAATTACTCAGTATTTGTCGCAAAAGTTTTTTGTCTATACAAGCCTTAAAGTGATTATCTATTGATGAATTCCCTAAGAAAAGGTGGCAAAATACTAGGGTATAGTTGGGAAAACTGAGTTGGATTTCCTCTACCAAAGAACGGCAGAAATCAACTAAATTAATAGAAGTTGGTTCAAATGCCAATTTTCCAGCTTCAGCCTTATTAATTAGCAAAATATCATCTAAAAGTTGAGTAGTATGTTGAACATAAGTCTGAATGCACTGGAGATGTTTTTGCTTTTGTTGTTCATCTAGTTTATGGCTAAAAGTTTTTAATATTCCCGCAGAAGATGTGATCACAGCCAAGGGAGTCCGGAACTCATGGGAGGTCATAGAAATGAAGCGAGATTTCAATTCACTTAGCTCTTTTTCTTTTTCTAAAGCTTTACAGATATTTTCTTCAGCTTGTTTGCGTTCGCGTATGTCTTTAACTACCCCAATTATATAAATTGGTTTACCAATAATATCTCGAATTAGAGAAACCGTTAAATTTACCCAAATTATATTACCTGTTTTATGTAAATATCGCTTCTCTATAGAAAATGTTTCTACCTCTCCTGCTATTAATTGTTGCAAATTATCTAGATGTGCTTGGATATCATCTGAATGTGTGATATCTCTAAAATTTTTCTTGAGGATTTCTTCTTGACTGTATCCTAAAATTTCACAGAAATTTTGATTAACTTTCAGGAAATCACCATTCAAAGTTTCTAGTTTAATTCCCACCGCTGCTTGATGAAAAATAGCCCTAAGCTCTGCCTCACTTTTTTGTAAATCTAAAGTGCGTTGCTTGACTCTAACTTCTAAATCTTGATTGAGCTTTTGTAAAGCTTCTTGCGCTCGTTGCCGTTGTAGTTCAGCAGATGCTCTAGCTGCAAATACTTTGAGAATTCCCTCAAATTTTTGGTGGTCAGGTATCGGCTTTTCATCTACAATACATAACGCGCCAATCGGTTGACCAAAATCATTGCTTAAAATAACTCCCATAAAACTTTCTGCTTGCATAGCAGTTAATCTTTCAGAAGCGGGGAAGAGTTGCTGAATTCCCGAACCACAGTAATAAAATCCTTGCTTAAGCAAAATTTCATAAGGCGTTAATTTGGGGTCATAGCAAATATTGGGTTGTAACTGTCCATCAGACCAAAATCCTAAAGTGTGAACTTGCCCATCAATTAACTCAGTTACCAAAGTGTTACGCACATCTAAAGTAGAAGAAATATGCTCAACTAATGCGGGAAAAAAGTCACATCCAGTTGTAGAAGCTGTACTTTCTATCAAACTTTGTAAGGCTATTTCAGCTTGTTTGCGTTTTGTAATATCAATTCCCACTGCAACAGCAGCTGTATTTTGTTGGTATTTTTGAGCTACGAGCAGATAATTAAGCGTCTTGCCGTTTATATTGACATCAATAATGCTAGAATCTGCTACGTCTTGCCTATCTAAAAATTCCCGCATAAATTCTGTAAATTGTGGGCTGTTTTCCATAAAGCCCAGTTCTTGACCAACAAAAACGTCGCTAGTCAAGTTAAAACTTTCAGCTAAATGACGATTAACCCCTAAATAATATCCATCATCATTTACCCAAGAAACAAACCCAGGTACTGCATCTAAAACGGTTTGTAATTGCTCTTTTGCTTGTTGCAGATTTTTTTCTGCTCGTTTGTATTCTGTAATGTCCTCGGAAATACACAATAGGTATTCGGGTTGTTGGTCTTTGTCATACAAAGGAATTTTAGTTGTGTGTAAAATTCTTCTGCCAAAAGTGGGGCTATCAATATATTCTTCAGAAATATCTTGAGGTACACTGCTAGCAAAAGTTTCTAGGTCTTTTTCATGGAAAAAATCTGCTTGTTCTTTTGGAAATAATTCGTAATCTTTTTTGCCGATAGCCTGCTCTGCTGTGATACCAAAAATATTTTCGCAGGTATGATTCCAGAGCTTAAATGTCCCAAAGGTTTCTGGCTTGGCATCTTTGACAAAGACTGCCACAGGCAGATTATTAATCATCGACTGCAAAAAATTGCGAGTCTGTTTGAGTTCCTCCTGTACTTTTCGGCTTTCAGTGATGTCAATACCTGTACAAACGATATACTCAACTTGATTATTTCGATTAAGTAAGACCTTATTTGACCAAGAGATTAAGCGGCGATTGTTATCTTTAGTAGCTAAACTAGTTTCGTAACGTTGAGGGAATTCTCTCTCTGCTAAATTTTGAAAAATACCTTTGATACATTCTGTTGTTTCAGGTAACAGCAACACATCCCAAACAAATTTTCCTTTAACTTGATCAAATGTGTACCCTGTTGCTTGTTCGCAAGTATGATTAAAGCGAACAATTCTCCCTTGAGAATCTAGTACAATAACCAGAGCATCTGCTAGATTCAAAACAGTAGAAACAAAATTACGTTCTAATCGCAGTTCTGACTCAATTCTCTGGCGTTCTGCAAGTTTAACTCGTGTGTAATTGTACAGTTCGGCTTGGAGAATAGAAACTGCCAGCAGACTGGTAGGAGTAACTAATCCAATTAATTCTCCTTGTTCGCCGATAATAGGCAGATGGCAAATTCGATGTTGCCTCAGCAAATGCAACGCAGTAAAAACATCTTTAAAATCTCTCAAGTTTAATGTTATTAACTCCCTTGTCATCACTTGGGCAACACTGATAGTCTCTATGTTTTTTCCTTGTGCTGTCAGCTTAATTAAATCTCGCTGCGTAATTATTCCCACCAACTGCGAGTTTTCCATAACTAAAACGCAACTGGTGGCTTGAGACGTGTTGCTATCTACATCTTTACTTGAGTTCTTCAAATAATTGGTATTTTTGATTGGCAAGCTATCATAATTACCTGGCGCTTCATTGATTAGTGCAATTACGTTTGGAAGCAAAGTCTCAGAGTTAACAATCAACGGATGACGAATGATAGTTAGCTGTAAATTATCAGAGCTTAGAGAGTTAATTAACATTATCTATAGATGCCTTAAATCAAATAATCTTTAAAAAAGATAAGTAAATGGGCGTAAATAAATATAATATGTTCTGTCATTGCGAGTGAAGCGAAGCAATCCCAGAGACTTTGCGATTGCTTCGCTTCACTCGCAATGACACTCTTGTATTTAATCATGCCTACCTACTTACATACACTATACAGTTTTTCTTCTTGTCCTCTCCTATCAAAACTTTCAGATTTGAGGATGTACCTCATAGCTGCCGGAAGTGCTGTATCTGATGTAGAGATGCGATAAATCGCGTCTAAAAAACTGACGCGTTAGAGGGGGATGAGATAAAGCACACTAAAAATTTATTTTTCTAACTGAAAATTTTATTTTATTTATGTGTTAAGTAGCTTCCACTATTTTATCTGTATAATCTATCATTCAGTCTAAATTATCGAATGTATAATCTATCATTCAGTCTTATTGATTATTGACCTCTGTTACTTATTTAGCGGTTGAAATTTGGGTATTAGGACATCTCTTTTTAAGACATAACATACCACTCACCTAGTAGTTATTTATTAACGCAATTTGAGAAGTTATGTAGGCATACTCTATCCTAGACATTGCCTGAACTTGTGCTTCAAAAATCATGAGCCATTATATGAATAGTTAGCACGTTTACGGCACTCTCCAATGTCTCAAGATTTATTAAACTCCTTTCAAGAAGCATACAGCAATCTCGAACTGTTTCCGTTGATGGAACGGAACGAAATGGAAAGATTTCGAGTCGAATATGGTGATGATTTGATTGCAGACCTAAACCAATTAGTGGAAGATAGTCCTAATGGAGATGGCAAAATTGTCTTTACAGGACATCGAGGATGTGGTAAGTCTACTTTGTTAGCTGAATTTAGCCGACAAATTCAAGATAAATATTTTGTAGTTCTGTTTTCTATTGCTGACAAAATTGAAATGTCGGCAGTTAATCATATTAATATACTGTTTGCGATCGCAGTTAATTTAATGACAGAGGCAGAAGCCCGCCGGGTTGATATTCCGCAATCGACAAAAGAAGCTCTTTATAAGTGGTTTGCTACCCGCACTCGCACTGAAGAATCCAATTTGCAAGCAGAAGTAAGTATAGGTTTTGACCTTTTAAAGTTGATTAGCTCTAAATTAAAAGCTGATGCTAGCGTTCGGGATGAAATCAAGCAAGAGTTTGAACGCAAGTTATCAGATTTAGTTGCCAGAATTAACGAAATCGCGGCTCTAATTCAAGCTGCAACTAAACAAAACGTTTTAGTAATTATTGATGATTTAGATAAACTTGACTTAGGCAGAGTTAACGAAATTTATCGAGATAACATTAAAGCTCTTTGTCAACCTAATTTTCAAATTATTTACACCATCCCGATCGCAGTGCTTCGAGAAACATTTATTAGCACCATAATCGCCACTGAAACTAACGACCAAGTTGTAGCAATGCCTGTATTAAAAATATTTGATAAAGGTAAAAATCGCTTTCTTAATGCCCAACCTCGCCCGGAAGCAACAAAGATTCTCGGTGAAGTTTTACAAAAGCGGATTCCCAGTGAATTAATCGCGGCAGAAACTGCTGAAAAAATCGTAATTTACAGTGGTGGCGTATTGCGAGAATTAATTCGGATTTCTAAGGAATGTTGCCGTATATGTTTGCGAACAATTCGACGAAATCCTTCAGCCAAAGTTATCATTGATGATAAAATTTTTCTGCAAGCAATCAATAAAATCCGTAATGATTTTTCCATACGCTTAGGAAAAACTGATATTGATATTTTGCAGAGTGTTTATGAACAATTTATGCCCAATGATCCTAAACAACCAGAGTTTTTAGATTTATTACATGGATTGTATGTTTTAGAATATCGCACTGATGAAACTTGGTATGATGTTCATCCAATTATTATCGAAAGCTTGAGAAGACAGGGGGCAATTAATGTTAAATGAAGATTTATTAGATGATGAAGGAGAAAATCAGGATGCGTATGATGATTTAATTGTTTCTATTGAAGCTCAAAAGCGGGGATTAAATTTATTAATTGCAGTTTGTGATGATGCTAGCTTTCGTGATGAGATTATTGCCCAGTATGAAGCCGAACTACAACCCGCCTTCCGTGGATATCGAGAGACTTTAGCACGTCAGGAACCAAGTCTAAAAGCTGCTCTTAACCAACTGGTACAACAAGAAGAATATCTTCGTCAGCAGAACCCGGCGGTAATTACTGTGACGGGTGCTGAACAACTTTATTTTCTCAGATTGGGAAATGAGCAATCGGAACAGGAGAAATTTTTTGGTTACTTGCAATGGACAAGGGAAGGATTGCGCGAGTTTCCGTTTGCGATCGTGCTTTGGGTAACTAACCAAATTTTAGTCAATCTGATTAAAAAAGCCCCTGATTTTTGGAGTTGGCGCAACGGTGTATTTCGGTTTGAATCTAAAAAGACAAGTGCTATTCCTGGTAAAGAATTAGAAAATATACGCTTTGTTTTTAGGGACACAGAATTAGCTAGTACAGATACTAATGAAACTAATCGCTTTTTCTTACCCATTCAAGATTTACAAAGGTTAATCGAGAAAGTAGAACAGGAACAGGGAACTAAAGATCCTACATTGGCTACTTTATATTCAAGCTTAGGTGATATTTACCGCAGCAGATTAGATAGGGGTGAGTCTCAGAATTATCAAGAAGAACAAGAACTAGCAATAAAGTATTGGCGTAAGGCAATTGAGCTACAAAATGAATCAGGTTCGCAAATAGACTTAGCTACTAACCTCGACAATTTAGCAGGAATATATCGTGCAACAGGACACTACAGCGAAGCCGAACCATTATATCAACAAGCTTTAAAATTGAGGAAACGCCTGCTAGGAGAGAACCATCCTGCTTTTGCTACTAGCCTGAATAATTTGGCAGGACTCTACAAATCTACTGGACAATATACTAAAGCGGAACTTTTATATCAAGAAGCTTTGGAACTGAGGAAACGCCTGTTAGGAGAAAACCATGCCGATGTTGTCGCTAGTCTTAATAATTTGGCATTATTATATGATGAGCAAGGACGTTATGACGAAGCAGAACCTCTGTATCTGCAATCATTAGAACTCGAAAAACGTTTGGTTAGCGAAAATTATCTTTCTTTGGCTCTTATACTGAATAATTTAGCGCTACTTTATTATCATCAAGGACGTTACACTGAAGCTGAACCATTGTCCCTACAAGCAATAGAACTAGATAAACGATTTTTGGGAGAAGAGAATCCTGATGTTGCAACAGATTTGCACAATTTAGGTTTAATATACCGCGCTCAAGGACGCTACAGTGAAGCCGAATCTTTGTTTTTGGAATCATTAGAACTCAAGCAACGTCTATTGCAAAAGGCGCATCCGCTTTTAGCAGATACTATCTATGCTCTTGGTTTTATGTACAGGGAGCAGGGGCGTTACAATGAAGCGGAACCCTTATGTATAAAAGCCTTAGAACTTGATAAGCACCTATTGGGAGAAAATCATCCTAATGTTGCTGAAAGTCTCAATAATTTGGCAGAAATTTATCGTGATACGGGACGTTACAGCGAAGCAGAACCGCTTTATTTGCAAGCTTTAGATATTTGTGAACGAGTCTGGGGTGTTGAGCATCTTCGTTGTGTCACTATTCGTCAAAATCTAGAAAAGCTCGCCGCCGCAATGCAGAATAATAGAGAGTGCGATGTCTTGTCTACGACACGCTGCGCGAACGACAACCCCTTTGGAGAAGGCATTACATAGAGAAAAAACATTATTTTGGGTTAAGCTGACTCCAATCTAGAAATAGCAAAATGGCTAAAGATGTTTTTCATCAACAGGTTAAAAAAGCATTAATTAAAGATGGGTGGATAATTACTCACGATCCTTTTACAATTCGTATTAGTGAAGCAATTAAACTACAAATAGACTTAGCGGCTGAAAATGCCATCGCCGCAGAACGTAATACAGAGAAAATTGCTGTTGAAATTAAAAGTTTTATTGCAGATTCAGATATCAGCGAATTTCATACTGCGTTAGGACAATATCTAAACTACTGCCAAGCTATTGAAGAACAAGAAGCAGACAGAGCGCTTTACCTAGCAGTTCCTATTGAAACATATCAAGACTTTTTTCAAATTTCTTTTGTCCAACGCGCTCTTCATCGTTACCAAGTTAAGTTGATAATTTACGATCCCAAATGTGAGGAAATCCGACTATGGATAAAATAGAACGATATCGACAACTTATCAAACAAGTATTGAGCGAACATCAACAAATATCATCTAATATCGATACAGTAAATTCACAATTAATTTTAGACAATGAAAATGACCATTATCAACTAGCTTATGTTGGCTGGCAAGGAGATAAGCGGGTATTTGGCCCGGTCATGCATTTTGATATTCAAAATGGAAAAATATGGATTCAGTATAACGGTACAGAAGAGCCTGTTGCTGAACGATTGGTTGAGTTAGGTGTACCCCCTTCTGATATTGTCATTGGGTTTCATTCCCCTTTTAAACGTCAATTTACTTCTTATGCTGTCGAGTGAATGTAAATATTTTCAATTCAGATGATAAATACATGAATAGTGAATAGTGAATGGTGCGTAGTTTACCGCCGTAGGCATCGCTTCTCCAAGATACCCGACTTTTAAAGAAGTCGGGTATCTGAATAATCTGTAATGGAAAGTGCGTAGGCGTAGCCCGTCGTAGACATCGCTAACATCATCAAATCTACTAACGAACTCCAACAAAACCAGCTTGCTCAATTGCCCTTTGCCCTTCATCAGTTAATAAAAGCTTGGTGTATGCATCTCCAATCTGCTGTTCCCGACCTTTATTCTGCTTAATAATCACAAACAAGTTAGCGATTAAGGGATAACTACCATCTTTAATAGCCTGAGTATTTAGCTGGTTGCGCTGACGTAGACATTGCTCAGGTGACACTAAGGGTTCGCGGTAGGGGGCAATTAGCTGACCAGAAGTGCTACCCAATGGCAAAGCTTTCACACTACATTGAGGTAATACTGAACGGGCAGAAGCGTAATAGACACTACCAGGAGTTTTGCTGAGTTGGCGTACTGCCTCTGTAGCAGAGTAGACATATTGCACATTAGAGCCAAGTGCTTGCCCCTTTAAGTTGCTGTTGCTAGGAAATATTACTGTATCTGCGTCCTCTGGCCGTTGAGACAAAGGTGTAATGGGTAAATTTGGCCCACCTACTTGATTCCAGTTAGTAATTTTCCCCAAATAAATCTGCTGCAATTGGTCAACAGTTAAACCTGGCAGATTGAGTGATGGGTTTACTACCACTGCTACTCCATCCCTACCCACCTGACGTTGCTCAAGGGTGAAGCCTCGCTCTTTTGCCATAGCTTGTTCTTCATCTGTGAGGGGACGGGAAGACTGAGCAAAGTCTAGTTTTCCATCAAGCAACATCCGAATACCGGAGCTAGAACCAGGGCTACCATTAACAGGGTTTACATAGCGTAATTGTAATTCCGGGCGATCGCTTTGGATCTGAGAATCTACCAATTGTCGGATAGATGCCCAAGCTGTACTGCCTCCATAGTTAAATGAGGC encodes the following:
- a CDS encoding response regulator transcription factor, translated to MNKKILVIEDEVQICSNIQQILSFSDFNAITANDGLEGLRLAKTEKPDLIRCDVMMPELDGYGVLTALRQDPVTESIPVIFLTAKVGRGDLRQGMELGADDYLTKPFSPEELLKTIKIRLARIEKPTFIKQQYEQEHQQSVNLKQQIEVNSQKLQDSQRLAEICNQVLQKLLQDLSNPLSNINMAIYMLKKAQSDVERDRYLNILQQEYAREMMLLNEMKNLQALLTPENAKVMQNFNLLK
- a CDS encoding PAS domain S-box protein codes for the protein MLINSLSSDNLQLTIIRHPLIVNSETLLPNVIALINEAPGNYDSLPIKNTNYLKNSSKDVDSNTSQATSCVLVMENSQLVGIITQRDLIKLTAQGKNIETISVAQVMTRELITLNLRDFKDVFTALHLLRQHRICHLPIIGEQGELIGLVTPTSLLAVSILQAELYNYTRVKLAERQRIESELRLERNFVSTVLNLADALVIVLDSQGRIVRFNHTCEQATGYTFDQVKGKFVWDVLLLPETTECIKGIFQNLAEREFPQRYETSLATKDNNRRLISWSNKVLLNRNNQVEYIVCTGIDITESRKVQEELKQTRNFLQSMINNLPVAVFVKDAKPETFGTFKLWNHTCENIFGITAEQAIGKKDYELFPKEQADFFHEKDLETFASSVPQDISEEYIDSPTFGRRILHTTKIPLYDKDQQPEYLLCISEDITEYKRAEKNLQQAKEQLQTVLDAVPGFVSWVNDDGYYLGVNRHLAESFNLTSDVFVGQELGFMENSPQFTEFMREFLDRQDVADSSIIDVNINGKTLNYLLVAQKYQQNTAAVAVGIDITKRKQAEIALQSLIESTASTTGCDFFPALVEHISSTLDVRNTLVTELIDGQVHTLGFWSDGQLQPNICYDPKLTPYEILLKQGFYYCGSGIQQLFPASERLTAMQAESFMGVILSNDFGQPIGALCIVDEKPIPDHQKFEGILKVFAARASAELQRQRAQEALQKLNQDLEVRVKQRTLDLQKSEAELRAIFHQAAVGIKLETLNGDFLKVNQNFCEILGYSQEEILKKNFRDITHSDDIQAHLDNLQQLIAGEVETFSIEKRYLHKTGNIIWVNLTVSLIRDIIGKPIYIIGVVKDIRERKQAEENICKALEKEKELSELKSRFISMTSHEFRTPLAVITSSAGILKTFSHKLDEQQKQKHLQCIQTYVQHTTQLLDDILLINKAEAGKLAFEPTSINLVDFCRSLVEEIQLSFPNYTLVFCHLFLGNSSIDNHFKACIDKKLLRQILSNLLSNAVKYSPEGSNVQIDLLIQEKSAVFLIKDEGIGILPEEQENLFEPFYRATNVGNTPGTGLGLAIVNNCIDLHKGRIIFASQVGVGTTFRVELPLITSNVLNEKYLICY
- a CDS encoding ATP-binding protein codes for the protein MSQDLLNSFQEAYSNLELFPLMERNEMERFRVEYGDDLIADLNQLVEDSPNGDGKIVFTGHRGCGKSTLLAEFSRQIQDKYFVVLFSIADKIEMSAVNHINILFAIAVNLMTEAEARRVDIPQSTKEALYKWFATRTRTEESNLQAEVSIGFDLLKLISSKLKADASVRDEIKQEFERKLSDLVARINEIAALIQAATKQNVLVIIDDLDKLDLGRVNEIYRDNIKALCQPNFQIIYTIPIAVLRETFISTIIATETNDQVVAMPVLKIFDKGKNRFLNAQPRPEATKILGEVLQKRIPSELIAAETAEKIVIYSGGVLRELIRISKECCRICLRTIRRNPSAKVIIDDKIFLQAINKIRNDFSIRLGKTDIDILQSVYEQFMPNDPKQPEFLDLLHGLYVLEYRTDETWYDVHPIIIESLRRQGAINVK
- a CDS encoding tetratricopeptide repeat protein gives rise to the protein MLNEDLLDDEGENQDAYDDLIVSIEAQKRGLNLLIAVCDDASFRDEIIAQYEAELQPAFRGYRETLARQEPSLKAALNQLVQQEEYLRQQNPAVITVTGAEQLYFLRLGNEQSEQEKFFGYLQWTREGLREFPFAIVLWVTNQILVNLIKKAPDFWSWRNGVFRFESKKTSAIPGKELENIRFVFRDTELASTDTNETNRFFLPIQDLQRLIEKVEQEQGTKDPTLATLYSSLGDIYRSRLDRGESQNYQEEQELAIKYWRKAIELQNESGSQIDLATNLDNLAGIYRATGHYSEAEPLYQQALKLRKRLLGENHPAFATSLNNLAGLYKSTGQYTKAELLYQEALELRKRLLGENHADVVASLNNLALLYDEQGRYDEAEPLYLQSLELEKRLVSENYLSLALILNNLALLYYHQGRYTEAEPLSLQAIELDKRFLGEENPDVATDLHNLGLIYRAQGRYSEAESLFLESLELKQRLLQKAHPLLADTIYALGFMYREQGRYNEAEPLCIKALELDKHLLGENHPNVAESLNNLAEIYRDTGRYSEAEPLYLQALDICERVWGVEHLRCVTIRQNLEKLAAAMQNNRECDVLSTTRCANDNPFGEGIT
- a CDS encoding XisH family protein → MAKDVFHQQVKKALIKDGWIITHDPFTIRISEAIKLQIDLAAENAIAAERNTEKIAVEIKSFIADSDISEFHTALGQYLNYCQAIEEQEADRALYLAVPIETYQDFFQISFVQRALHRYQVKLIIYDPKCEEIRLWIK
- a CDS encoding XisI protein — its product is MDKIERYRQLIKQVLSEHQQISSNIDTVNSQLILDNENDHYQLAYVGWQGDKRVFGPVMHFDIQNGKIWIQYNGTEEPVAERLVELGVPPSDIVIGFHSPFKRQFTSYAVE
- a CDS encoding PstS family phosphate ABC transporter substrate-binding protein; the protein is MDNTNQKKALINGEIALFLRGLIIGKVLTLMVIGGLLWWLLKPNLSSRTSVSSSSNQNLNALSSNASTFQTVADVPNASFNYGGSTAWASIRQLVDSQIQSDRPELQLRYVNPVNGSPGSSSGIRMLLDGKLDFAQSSRPLTDEEQAMAKERGFTLEQRQVGRDGVAVVVNPSLNLPGLTVDQLQQIYLGKITNWNQVGGPNLPITPLSQRPEDADTVIFPSNSNLKGQALGSNVQYVYSATEAVRQLSKTPGSVYYASARSVLPQCSVKALPLGSTSGQLIAPYREPLVSPEQCLRQRNQLNTQAIKDGSYPLIANLFVIIKQNKGREQQIGDAYTKLLLTDEGQRAIEQAGFVGVR